One segment of Rhodothermales bacterium DNA contains the following:
- a CDS encoding exonuclease SbcCD subunit D, translating to MKLLHTADIHFGSNSFGRIDPESGLNTRLLDFKRSFDFMVQRAIEENIDLFLFCGDAYRTADPTPTQQRTFAECLRPLSEHGIPIVMIVGNHDHPVSFGKASALDIYPYLQGDIQVFRRAGWSTIQTKAGPLQLIALPWPIRSMLLAREAFRKKSPTEIRAYIEQVYVELLEACLQEVDPALPTVLAAHLTVQGAEMAGSEQTSLIAHEPKFTVSQLARPPIDYVALGHIHRFQDRNEGHTPPVVYCGSIECISFKEWDQPKGFVLVDIDSGPNGKSTRYAYAETPYRRFVAVSVDARDELDPTRVILDAIEAQAIDDAVVRIRYRVGEANASLVDMDRLRGALSPAYAIAAIERIVDPIERERRTVVTRESSIEDAMRQYIAQHTHLSEIQDDLLERGLALENGLALNRQNHD from the coding sequence GTGAAGCTACTCCATACGGCGGATATTCACTTTGGAAGCAATAGCTTTGGGCGCATCGACCCGGAATCGGGTTTGAACACGCGGCTATTGGATTTCAAACGCTCGTTCGACTTCATGGTCCAGCGCGCCATCGAGGAGAACATCGACCTGTTTCTTTTTTGCGGAGACGCCTACCGAACGGCCGACCCAACGCCCACCCAGCAACGGACGTTCGCCGAGTGCCTCCGCCCCCTGTCCGAGCACGGCATCCCGATCGTCATGATCGTCGGCAATCACGATCACCCGGTGTCGTTCGGGAAGGCTTCCGCGCTGGACATATACCCGTATCTTCAGGGCGACATCCAGGTGTTCCGCCGCGCCGGCTGGTCGACGATCCAGACCAAAGCCGGCCCGCTGCAACTGATCGCCCTACCCTGGCCCATTCGGAGCATGCTGCTCGCCCGCGAGGCGTTCCGCAAAAAATCCCCCACCGAGATTCGCGCCTACATCGAGCAGGTGTATGTCGAGCTGCTCGAAGCGTGCCTCCAGGAGGTCGACCCGGCCCTCCCGACGGTGCTCGCGGCGCACCTGACGGTGCAGGGCGCGGAGATGGCCGGCTCGGAGCAAACGAGCCTGATCGCCCACGAGCCCAAATTCACGGTCAGCCAGCTCGCGCGCCCGCCGATCGACTATGTCGCCCTGGGCCATATCCATCGTTTTCAGGACCGCAACGAAGGCCATACGCCGCCCGTCGTCTACTGCGGCAGCATCGAGTGTATCTCGTTTAAAGAGTGGGACCAGCCAAAAGGCTTCGTACTCGTCGACATCGATTCCGGCCCAAACGGAAAATCGACCCGGTATGCCTACGCCGAGACGCCCTACCGACGCTTCGTCGCCGTGAGCGTCGATGCGCGCGACGAGTTAGATCCAACACGTGTCATCCTCGACGCGATCGAGGCCCAGGCTATCGACGATGCCGTCGTGCGCATCCGGTACCGGGTAGGCGAGGCTAACGCATCTCTGGTGGATATGGACCGGCTGCGCGGCGCCCTGAGCCCGGCCTACGCCATCGCCGCCATCGAGCGTATCGTGGATCCGATCGAGCGCGAACGGCGAACGGTCGTGACACGCGAATCCTCGATTGAGGACGCTATGAGACAGTATATTGCTCAACACACACACCTGTCGGAAATCCAGGACGACCTCCTCGAACGCGGCCTCGCGCTGGAGAACGGCCTGGCGCTTAACCGCCAGAATCACGACTGA
- the ispE gene encoding 4-(cytidine 5'-diphospho)-2-C-methyl-D-erythritol kinase yields the protein MTLSRSAPAKINLGLHVLRRRGDGYHDLETVFLRIGWADVLQVSPDDSLRFSCSDPALPIDESNLCVRAARLLADHAGLLPSAAIHLEKTVPYGAGLGGGSSDAAATLVLLDALWNLGLEASSLHALATRLGSDVPFFLGPTAAYGTGRGERLAPLVDAAGAPYRSPFTFVVVKPDVAVSTADAYRWIVPNETARPDLRTLVASNDLDRWRCDLVNDFEAPVFERYPVLQSVRDGLREDGAGYAAMSGSGSAVFGVFESAEAARISATRWTQAGFHGWCGSVNEDPGGRHPMGG from the coding sequence GTGACGCTCTCCCGTTCCGCTCCCGCCAAGATCAACCTCGGCCTGCACGTGCTTCGCCGGCGCGGCGACGGCTACCACGACCTCGAAACGGTGTTCCTGAGGATCGGCTGGGCGGATGTCTTGCAGGTGTCGCCGGATGATTCGCTGCGCTTTTCGTGTTCGGACCCCGCGCTGCCCATCGACGAATCCAATCTGTGCGTCCGAGCCGCCCGCCTGCTCGCCGACCATGCCGGCCTCCTCCCGAGCGCCGCCATCCATCTTGAAAAGACCGTGCCCTACGGCGCCGGCCTGGGCGGCGGCTCGAGTGACGCCGCGGCGACGCTGGTCCTGCTTGATGCCCTGTGGAATCTCGGCCTCGAGGCGTCTTCCCTGCACGCACTGGCCACCCGGCTGGGCTCCGACGTACCGTTTTTCCTCGGGCCGACCGCGGCCTACGGGACCGGCCGCGGCGAACGCCTCGCGCCGCTTGTGGATGCGGCCGGCGCGCCGTATCGATCCCCTTTCACGTTTGTGGTCGTCAAGCCCGACGTGGCCGTAAGCACGGCCGACGCCTACCGCTGGATCGTCCCGAATGAGACGGCTCGGCCGGACCTCCGCACCCTCGTGGCGAGCAACGACCTCGACCGGTGGCGTTGCGATCTGGTGAACGATTTCGAGGCGCCTGTCTTCGAACGATACCCGGTCCTGCAAAGCGTGCGGGATGGGCTACGCGAAGATGGCGCCGGCTACGCCGCCATGTCGGGATCGGGCTCGGCTGTTTTCGGAGTGTTCGAATCGGCTGAGGCAGCGCGGATCTCGGCGACGCGTTGGACACAGGCCGGTTTCCACGGCTGGTGTGGCAGCGTGAACGAAGACCCCGGAGGTCGCCACCCGATGGGCGGGTAA